A genomic window from Flavobacterium azooxidireducens includes:
- a CDS encoding DUF4256 domain-containing protein — MKNSKLLSSEQKNELIDILKIRFEKNSNRHKSINWEDVLVKLESNPEKLWSLNVMEKTGGEPDVVGLDEKTGEYIFIDCSVESPKGRRSVCYDREALDSRKEYKPENNAIDMASEMGIELLSEEHYRELQQLGKFDTKTSSWIKTPDEIRKLGGALFADFRYNQVFVYHNGAQSYYGVRGFRGFLKV; from the coding sequence ATGAAAAACAGCAAATTATTATCTTCTGAACAAAAAAATGAATTAATTGATATACTAAAAATTCGTTTTGAAAAAAATAGCAATCGTCATAAAAGTATTAATTGGGAAGATGTTCTAGTTAAATTAGAATCAAATCCTGAAAAATTATGGTCGTTGAATGTAATGGAAAAAACCGGAGGCGAACCAGATGTTGTTGGTTTAGATGAAAAAACAGGTGAATACATTTTCATTGATTGCTCTGTGGAAAGTCCGAAAGGAAGAAGAAGTGTTTGTTATGACCGCGAAGCACTTGATTCGAGAAAAGAATACAAACCCGAAAACAACGCTATTGATATGGCTTCGGAGATGGGAATTGAACTTTTATCAGAAGAACACTACCGCGAATTACAACAATTGGGAAAATTTGACACCAAAACTTCCAGTTGGATCAAAACACCTGACGAAATTAGAAAATTAGGTGGTGCTTTGTTTGCTGATTTTCGATATAATCAGGTTTTTGTGTATCATAACGGAGCACAATCGTATTATGGCGTGAGAGGTTTTAGAGGTTTTTTGAAAGTATAA
- a CDS encoding PA2169 family four-helix-bundle protein, whose product MENSKTKTVEILNSLVEVNNDRIQGYETAIREAKDSQLKVEFSLFIVTSKRCVMELCDEIKRLGGSPIGLNKTSGKFFKLWMDLEKTISENLNRALLDSCVFREDIAIGNYDDWLIDDVKNEVDERHNMMIRTQRTELCREREKLKALRELICSS is encoded by the coding sequence ATGGAAAATTCTAAAACAAAAACAGTTGAAATATTAAATTCGTTAGTTGAAGTAAACAACGACCGAATTCAAGGGTATGAAACGGCTATTCGCGAAGCAAAAGATTCACAGTTAAAAGTTGAATTTTCATTATTTATTGTGACCAGTAAAAGATGTGTGATGGAATTGTGTGATGAAATTAAACGCTTGGGCGGAAGTCCTATCGGTTTAAACAAAACAAGCGGAAAGTTTTTTAAATTATGGATGGATTTAGAAAAAACAATTTCCGAAAACCTCAATCGAGCCTTGTTAGATTCATGTGTCTTTAGAGAAGACATTGCGATAGGAAATTATGATGATTGGTTGATTGATGATGTAAAAAATGAAGTAGATGAACGCCACAACATGATGATTAGAACACAACGAACTGAGCTTTGTCGTGAAAGAGAAAAATTAAAAGCACTTCGTGAACTTATATGTTCCTCTTAA
- a CDS encoding KTSC domain-containing protein has product MNSKKIAEYRKLLEVTKTATLKELKTVYRNSMKEDHPDTIADPIERTAAEERSKAIIEAYHFLVSIAPETQEKVKDEYIKTTTTSGILEFYMEDGVLNIHFLDGNKFEYFGVPKVTYIKMVNAESPSRFARRHVYNEFLYRSASKLVVAD; this is encoded by the coding sequence ATGAACTCAAAAAAAATTGCCGAGTACCGCAAATTACTCGAAGTAACTAAAACTGCAACCTTAAAAGAATTGAAAACTGTTTACCGTAACAGTATGAAGGAAGATCATCCGGATACCATTGCAGATCCAATTGAACGCACCGCTGCAGAAGAAAGAAGCAAAGCCATTATTGAAGCCTATCATTTTTTGGTGAGTATTGCTCCCGAAACGCAAGAAAAAGTGAAAGACGAATATATAAAAACCACAACCACTTCCGGTATCTTAGAATTTTATATGGAAGATGGTGTCTTAAATATTCACTTTTTAGACGGAAACAAATTCGAATATTTTGGTGTTCCAAAAGTAACATACATTAAAATGGTAAATGCAGAATCGCCTTCAAGGTTTGCCAGAAGACATGTTTATAATGAATTTTTATATCGTAGTGCCAGCAAACTGGTTGTTGCAGACTAA
- a CDS encoding sensor histidine kinase: MTFVQTQNLEKTEVKEVLLDTMDHIYQRTRDISKENSDIRTDENFEPDFFQMIDSYSDNSMNVIKKISSELNWQKMSAEKKITVFRVVQEFLINTKKHSEATLVVIDFLEQKNNLILTYTDNGIGLKKAQNRKSGLQNAENRILAIKGRLIFDTAIQKGFKATVFIPN, from the coding sequence ATGACTTTTGTTCAAACGCAAAATTTAGAAAAAACAGAAGTGAAAGAAGTGCTTTTGGATACGATGGATCACATCTACCAACGCACACGTGACATTTCTAAAGAAAACAGCGACATCCGAACCGATGAAAATTTTGAACCTGATTTTTTTCAAATGATTGACAGTTATTCGGATAACTCAATGAACGTAATTAAGAAAATAAGTTCGGAACTAAACTGGCAAAAAATGAGTGCCGAAAAAAAAATTACCGTATTTCGGGTTGTACAGGAATTTTTAATTAACACCAAAAAACACAGCGAGGCAACCCTTGTGGTTATTGACTTTTTGGAACAAAAGAACAATCTTATTCTGACCTATACCGACAACGGAATTGGGTTAAAAAAAGCACAAAATCGCAAATCGGGACTTCAAAATGCGGAAAACCGTATTTTAGCCATCAAAGGAAGACTTATTTTTGACACAGCAATCCAAAAAGGATTCAAAGCAACCGTATTCATACCTAACTAA
- a CDS encoding response regulator, translated as MFQKILIAEDLDSISLAVQHVLNELQLTSFQHDKYCDEALLKIRKALADHEPFDLLISDLSFKDDGRQSKLSSGEELIAAVRAIQPNIKVIVYSVEDKDYRIKSLFEKLNVDAFVLKGRESLYQLKTAIKTVAQNKTYISPEVQHVLQNKTGTQIDDFDVHLLKHLSYGIAQEDMEGVFKEKGIKPSSKSTIEKRLGKLKVLFKANNPVHLVAIAKDLGII; from the coding sequence ATGTTTCAAAAAATTTTAATCGCCGAAGACTTAGATTCTATCAGCCTGGCTGTGCAACATGTGTTGAATGAATTGCAGCTGACCTCTTTTCAACACGATAAATATTGTGATGAAGCATTGTTAAAAATCAGAAAAGCATTAGCCGATCATGAACCTTTTGATTTGTTGATTTCCGATTTGTCTTTCAAGGATGACGGACGACAAAGCAAACTATCTTCCGGAGAAGAATTGATTGCAGCAGTGAGAGCCATTCAACCCAATATCAAAGTCATTGTCTATTCGGTGGAAGACAAAGATTACCGCATAAAATCATTGTTTGAAAAATTGAATGTGGATGCTTTTGTGCTCAAAGGCAGAGAAAGTTTGTATCAACTTAAAACAGCGATTAAAACGGTTGCTCAAAATAAAACCTATATTTCGCCTGAAGTGCAGCATGTGTTGCAAAACAAAACCGGTACGCAGATTGATGATTTTGATGTGCACCTCTTAAAACATCTTTCGTATGGCATTGCTCAAGAAGACATGGAAGGTGTTTTTAAAGAAAAAGGCATCAAACCAAGTAGTAAAAGCACGATTGAAAAACGTTTGGGGAAATTGAAGGTACTTTTTAAGGCGAATAATCCGGTGCATTTGGTGGCGATTGCGAAGGATTTGGGGATTATTTGA